A single genomic interval of Carassius carassius chromosome 24, fCarCar2.1, whole genome shotgun sequence harbors:
- the dpys gene encoding dihydropyrimidinase, whose product MTTQSRILIKGGKVVNEDFSEMADVFIEDGVISAVGSDLQVAAGTRVIDATDRLVLPGGIDTHTHMELSFMGTTAVDDFHTGTKAAVAGGTTMILDFVIPQKGCSLLEAYERWRATADPKVCCDYSLHMAVTWWDDTVKKEMESLVCEKGVNSFKMFMAYKDVFMLRDHELYAAFAQCKEIGAIAQVHAENGDLIAEGAKRMLSLGITGPEGHEMCRPEEVEAEATQRAITIAHAANCPLYVVHVMSKSAAKVVANARRNGRVVFGEPIAAGLGTDGTHYWHKDWAHAASFVMGPPLRPDPRTPGYLMDLLANDDLSVTGTDNCTFSVCQKALGKDDFTKIPNGVNGVEDRMSVIWEKGVHSGKMDENRFVAVTSTNAAKIFNLYPRKGRIAKGSDADLVIWDPKATRVISAKTHHQAVDYNIFEGMLCHGLPVVTISRGKVVYENGQLFTKPGAGRYVPRTPFAEFVYKRINQREKVGMPSAVCREPYTGEIISVAPNRS is encoded by the exons ATGACAACTCAAAGCCGGATTTTAATTAAAGGAGGGAAGGTGGTAAATGAGGATTTCTCGGAGATGGCAGACGTGTTTATTGAAGATGGAGTTATCAGTGCAGTTGGCTCAGATCTGCAGGTAGCAGCTGGGACTCGGGTCATCGATGCCACAGACAGACTCGTGCTGCCGGGTGGaatagacactcacacacacatggagcTGTCATTCATGGGCACCACAGCTGTGGATGACTTTCATACTGGTACCAAG GCCGCAGTCGCTGGAGGCACGACCATGATCCTGGACTTTGTCATCCCACAGAAGGGGTGTTCACTTTTAGAAGCCTATGAGCGGTGGAGAGCAACGGCTGACCCCAAAGTCTGCTGCGATTACTCCCTTCATATGGCAGTCACCTGGTGGGATGACACT GTCAAGAAGGAAATGGAGAGTCTTGTTTGTGAAAAAGGTGTCAACTCTTTTAAGATGTTCATGGCATACAAAGATGTCTTCATGCTGCGTGACCATGAACTCTATGCTGCATTTGCCCAGTGTAAAGAGATCGGAGCAATAGCTCAAGTCCATGCAGAGAATGGAGACCTTATTGCAGAG GGGGCTAAGCGTATGCTCTCTCTGGGCATCACGGGTCCTGAGGGCCATGAGATGTGTCGTCCTGAGGAAGTGGAGGCTGAGGCCACCCAGCGCGCCATCACTATCGCCCATGCCGCTAACTGCCCGCTCTACGTAGTGCACGTCATGAGCAAATCTGCAGCGAAGGTGGTGGCTAATGCACGCAGAAATG GCCGAGTTGTGTTTGGAGAGCCCATTGCGGCTGGACTTGGCACAGATGGCACTCACTATTGGCATAAGGATTGGGCTCATGCTGCTAGTTTTGTCATGGGCCCACCCTTGAGACCAGACCCCAGGACCCCTGGATATCTCATGGACCTGCTGGCCAA TGATGATCTAAGCGTAACAGGAACCGATAACTGCACATTCTCAGTGTGTCAGAAAGCCCTAGGGAAAGACGACTTCACCAAAATCCCAAACGGAGTCAATGGTGTTGAAGATAGGATGTCTGTAATATGGGAGAAGGGAGTT CACAGCGGAAAAATGGACGAAAACCGGTTTGTTGCTGTCACCAGTACTAACGCAGCAAAAATCTTCAACCTTTATCCTCGAAAAGGAAGAATTGCCAAGGGCTCTGATGCAGACCTGGTCATATGGGACCCAAAGGCCACCAG GGTGATTTCCGCAAAGACTCACCACCAGGCTGTGGACTATAACATTTTTGAGGGAATGCTATGTCATGGGCTTCCAGTGGTCACGATCTCCAGGGGGAAGGTGGTTTATGAAAATGGGCAACTGTTCACAAAGCCAGGCGCGGGACGATACGTCCCACGGACACCCTTCGCTGAATTTGTGTATAAGAGGATTAATCAGCGGGAAAAG GTTGGAATGCCCAGTGCAGTGTGCAGAGAACCGTACACTGGAGAAATCATATCTGTAGCCCCAAATAGATCTTGA